A genomic region of Pseudomonadota bacterium contains the following coding sequences:
- a CDS encoding MerR family transcriptional regulator: MLEPGNNSELPPIPSKRYFTIGEVSELCGVKPHVLRYWEQEFPELRPVKRRGNRRYYQRNDVLMIRQIRSLLYEQGFTITGARQQLTSGDAKKDVTQSQQVVHQVRVELEEILNLLKR; this comes from the coding sequence ATGCTGGAACCGGGAAACAATAGCGAATTACCGCCGATTCCGAGTAAACGCTACTTTACTATTGGTGAAGTGAGCGAGCTCTGTGGCGTAAAACCGCACGTGTTGCGTTACTGGGAGCAGGAATTTCCTGAGCTGCGTCCAGTAAAGCGCCGAGGTAATCGTCGGTACTATCAGCGCAACGACGTATTGATGATCCGTCAAATTCGAAGTTTGTTGTACGAACAGGGTTTCACCATTACCGGCGCTCGCCAGCAGTTGACTAGTGGCGATGCCAAAAAAGATGTGACCCAGAGTCAACAGGTGGTCCATCAAGTCCGTGTAGAACTCGAAGAGATCTTAAACTTGCTGAAGCGATAA
- the ihfA gene encoding integration host factor subunit alpha, whose product MALTKADMADRLFVELGLNKREAKELVDLFFEQVRLALESGEQVKLSGFGNFDLRDKSERPGRNPKTGEEIPISARRVVTFRPGQNLKSRVQGYAGTGKQ is encoded by the coding sequence ATGGCTTTGACGAAGGCTGACATGGCTGACCGGCTATTTGTCGAGTTGGGTCTTAACAAGCGAGAAGCCAAAGAGTTGGTGGACCTATTCTTTGAACAAGTTCGCTTGGCTCTTGAGAGCGGCGAGCAGGTTAAACTGTCCGGTTTTGGTAATTTCGATTTAAGGGATAAAAGCGAACGTCCGGGTCGTAATCCCAAGACGGGCGAAGAGATCCCGATCTCTGCTCGCCGAGTCGTGACCTTTCGCCCAGGACAAAATCTAAAGAGCCGGGTGCAAGGTTATGCTGGAACCGGGAAACAATAG